The window AAAGTCGCCCTAAGGCACTACTTAGTAGAACGGGGTCAACTGACCATCCCCGATGTGTTTGTAAATTACCACAAAACGAGGGGTTTGAGTCGCCGGGGTATCCAGTACATTCTCCGCACAATAGTGGAAAAAGCAGGCATTGACAAACCCCGGATCACGGTCCATACTCTCCGGTACACCTATCTTGTTACGCTGATGGATCAAGGAATAGACGAAGAGACCATTCAGGAGTTGATTGGTCACAGCTGTCTAACCACAACCCGCAACTACACCCGTAACATTAAGCCACGGGGAAGGAAAGCATGCTAATCTAGTCTGTAAGGCAAACCATAGGCAGACGCGGACAAGAACGCGTTCTGCCTATTGACATTGAAAACAAAGCATCTTACTATATTAGTGAACTAGGTATCTAGTTCACTAAGGAAGTGAGGAGGTGAGGAGGTGTCCGATGGAGATTGTCCTTGATCCCTCAAAACCTATTTATCAGCAGATTATCGACGAGATTAAGCGGGCGATCGCACGGGGCGCATTGAAACCGGGAGATAAGCTACCCTCGCATCGTGAAATGGCACAGATCGCCAAAGTGAACCCGAATACGGTGCAAAGGGCCTATCGGGAGCTAGAGCAGACTAACCTAGTGGAAACCCTCCGGGGTCAGGGAACCTTTGTAAGAGACGATCCTGTTCTTTTAGGTGAGGTGCGTAAAGAGATGGCCCAGGCAGCTTTGGAGGCCTTCCTGTTGGAAATGAAGGCCTTAGCCTTTGGGCAAGAAGAGATTGTGCAGCTTGTTGCAGCTAGCTTTAAGTGGGAAACCCAGAAGAAGGGTGACTTGTCATGATGAATACAAACGTGCCTTTGGTTGAGTTATGCCATATATCTAAGCGGTATTTGCTTACATGGGCCCTACAAGATGTGACATTGACGATCGAACCTGGGGTTATTACAGGGTTGTTAGGTCCCAATGGGAGTGGTAAATCCACCTTGTTGAAGAGCATCTTTGGATTTGTTCTACCTACTTCAGGCCAGGTCAAAGTGGCAGGGCGAAAACCAGATCGGGCTGTCAAGGCCCAGGTGGCTTATCTACCGGAGGTTGATCACCTGTATCCGTGGATGAGTGTCGGTAGAATCATTGAGTTTGTCTCATCTTTCTATGATGACTGGGATTGGGAGAAGACCGAGGAGCTGATGAAAGTGAGTAGTCTTCCCACAGGGAGGACAGTCGGGGCACTATCCAAGGGTCAAAGGGCCCGGCTTAAGTTGGTGCTTACCCTGTCAAGAAATGCGCCCCTTCTTCTACTTGATGAGCCCTTATCAGGAATTGATCCGCCGAGTCGGAGTCGGATCCTTGAGGCTATCGCCATGTTGTTTCAAGCGGATCGGCAAAGCATTGTTCTTTCCACCCATGAGGTGTCCGAGGCAGAGGTCATCTTTGATTCTGTGATTCTACTGGAACAAGGACGGGTCAAATTGACTGGCAGTGCTGATGAGATTAGACAAAAGACGAATAAGTCATTGCAGGCGGTAATGGAGGAGGCGTATTTATGAGCAGGGGACGTTTCTGCCAGCTATTGCGGAAGGAGTTGGCCAATGCCAAAGGGACGATGTTCATTGTTTTAGTGGTGATTATTGCGTGGGACCTGTTCTTAGCTTCCCGGTTGAACCTGTGGGATAAGGAGGCCGTATTCGGTCTCTCGTGGATACCGCTTGGTATTATGCCCATTTGGGCTCTAGGTGCTGGATTTATGTCCTTTAGACAAGAGTGGGGGACTAATCACATTTATCTACTGCAATCCTTTCCAGTGCGGGGAATCACCTTGGCGGGCACAAAGATTATTGCCATCTTGTTGCAGAGCATTGTCTATTTTAGCGTAGCTTGCCTCGGTGCGTTCTTGTTAGGAAGCGGCTTGTTGGCTGACTTTGCCAGCAGTATTCCCGAGGCCATTCGGGACCAGCTACTCAGAAACTATGCGTGGACGGGGATTTGGTTGGTTGTCATGTTTTGGTTGAGTATGGCGGTGTTGGCCGTACTCGGGCAGTCCGCTTATCTAGTGGGTAGGTTGTTTGAACGGTTCCAGTGGTTTTTCAGTGCCTGGGTGCTTGTACTCAATTTTTGGATGGTGAGCAGGTTTGCCGCTTTAGTTGTGGGTCTGTTTGGTTGGATCCCTAAGGTTAGGCTATGTTTGCATAGATATCTGAGCGGTTCTCTTGTTATCGAAAAGGTCAATATTAGTATGGCTCCCTTTGCCGCATTGTTTCTCGGAGGCTTTCTCGTGTTTGCTTTTGGGGCATGGCTGCTGGAGAGAAGAATCGAGATCTGAGGAGGAGAGAACATGCAGTTTCGATATATACTTGTTATAGGTTTAGTGGTGCTTACGGTCCTAGCTGCAGTGGATACGAAGCATGGCTTAGACTACATGACAACCCTATTCGGACGTCTAGTGGAGGAAGGGGAAAATCAGGTTGTATTTGAAGGGGTACCAGCTAAGCATAACTCAAACAAGAACGGTGTAGTCGTGTTCTCTGTGGACGATCTTGAAAGATTAGTCATC is drawn from Limnochordia bacterium and contains these coding sequences:
- a CDS encoding ABC transporter ATP-binding protein, translating into MMNTNVPLVELCHISKRYLLTWALQDVTLTIEPGVITGLLGPNGSGKSTLLKSIFGFVLPTSGQVKVAGRKPDRAVKAQVAYLPEVDHLYPWMSVGRIIEFVSSFYDDWDWEKTEELMKVSSLPTGRTVGALSKGQRARLKLVLTLSRNAPLLLLDEPLSGIDPPSRSRILEAIAMLFQADRQSIVLSTHEVSEAEVIFDSVILLEQGRVKLTGSADEIRQKTNKSLQAVMEEAYL
- a CDS encoding GntR family transcriptional regulator, which gives rise to MEIVLDPSKPIYQQIIDEIKRAIARGALKPGDKLPSHREMAQIAKVNPNTVQRAYRELEQTNLVETLRGQGTFVRDDPVLLGEVRKEMAQAALEAFLLEMKALAFGQEEIVQLVAASFKWETQKKGDLS